Within the Deinococcus peraridilitoris DSM 19664 genome, the region CTCGAGGAAGCCAGCCAGCTCCCCGTCGTGAACCAGCTCGTACCGCTGCTGATCGGTGTTGTTACGAACTTCGGGCATGTTCAGGCTCCTTCCAGTGAACGTGCAGGTGGCCATGCTCAAGCTACACGTTCCACTCGAATGGAGAGTCAATTTCACCGGGCTTCACCGTTCACTGCGGCTTACCTCTCATGTTCGCACTGCCCTTGAAATGACGGCTCGCTCGGCGAATCGTTCCTCAGGCACTTGAAGTTCCAGTCGAGAGGAGGTTCTACCGTAAGGGTGACGTGCTGGGCCACACCCCGGCAAGGAGGAACCATGTCGGAGAAACTGACCTTCAACATCACCGGCGAACAGACCATCCACTGCGCCGGCTGCGTGCAGCGCATCGACACCGCCCTGCACCGGCTGCCCGGCGTGGAGAAAGTCTTCGCCAACACCCAGACGCAACAAGTGAACGTCACCCACGACCCCACCCAAGCCACCCCGGAAGACGTCCGCGAACGGCTGGAACGCATGGGATACGACGTCACCCAGGAGCGCAGCACATGGCCGCCCCCCCCGGCCCCAACCGGAACGCACGAACCAACGAACCGGACGCGTTCGCGCATCAGCACGACACCGAGAAACTGCAACTCAAGATCGGCGGGATGAGCTGCTCCTTCTGCGTCAGCAGCATCACCAAGGCGGTCGGCCGCATGGACGGCGTGCAGGACGTCAACGTGAACCTCGCGCACGAGGAAGCCCTGATCGAGTACCGCCCCGGCCAGGTCACCCCCGAAACCCTCAAGGAGACGCTGCTCGACCTCGGCTACACCGTCCGGGACGCCCAGCAGGTGCGCACCATCGAGGAAGAGGAAGCAGAAATCCGCGCCGAACGCAACAACCTGCTGCTCGCCGCGGTGTTCACCATCCTCTCCCTGATCGCAGTGATGGGCCGCTTCATGGGCATGCCGATGACCCCGGAACTCGTCACGTTCATGTACTGGCTGATGCCGACCCTGGCGCTCGCCACGGTGTTCGGACCTGGCTGGCACATCCTCACCATGGCCTGGGCGAGCATCCGGCGCGGCATCCTCAACCAGCACGTACTGCTGGAATTCGGCGCCTTCGCCGGCCTGACCGGCGGCTTCCTCGGGTACCTCATCCCGAACTTCCCCCTCGTCGACTTCTTCGGGGTCGCGGTGTTCATCACCACCTATCACCTGCTGTCCGGTTACGTGTCCCTGCGCGTCCGCACCCGCGCGTCGCAAGCGGTCCGTCAATTGCTGGCGCTCGTCCCGCCCACCGCGCGCGTCATCCGCGACGGACGAGAAGTCGAAGTGCCCCTCGCGGACGTCCGCCCGGACGAACGCGTCCGCGTGAGGCCCGGCGAAAGCATTCCCGTCGACGGCGTCATCACTGAGGGCGCGTCCGGCGTCGACCAGAGCCTCGTCACCGGTGAGAGTATTCCCGTCGAGAAACGCCCCGGTGATGAAGTGATCGGCGGGTCGATCAACCAGTCGGGCGCGCTGCTGGTGCGCGTCACGCGGGTCGGCGCAGAGAGTTTCTTGCAGCAGGTCGCGCGGCAGGTCGAGGAAGCCCGCGCCCTCAAGCCCGCCATCCTCGCGCTGGTCGACCGCATCCTGGTCGTGTACGTCCCCGTCGTGCTGAGCCTCTCCCTGCTGGCGTTCGTCATCTGGTCCGCCGGAGCCTGGCTGTTCGCGGGCGAACCCTTGTGGACGCGCGCGATCTTCGCGGCCCTCGCGGTGCTGGTGATGGGGTACCCCTGCGCGCTCGGCATGGCGACGCCACTCGCGATGATCCGCGGGGGCGGCATGGCCGCCGAGCGGGGCATCCTGATGCGCTCCGCCGAAGCCTTCCAGGCGCTCAAGGACGTGAAGCGCGTCGTGCTCGACAAGACCGGCACCATCACGCTCGGCCAGCCCGCCGTGGTGGACGTCGTGCCGCTCGGCAAGTTCGACCGCGCCGACATCCTGCGTTTCGCCGCGGCGCTGGAAAGCTCGTCCGAGCATCCCCTCGCCCGCGCCGTCGTGAACGCTGCGGAAGCGGAGCACACCGAACTTCCCCCCGTGCAGGACTTCCATTCCGTCGCGGGCAAGGGCGTCACCGGCACCATGAACGGGCAGCGGGTCCGCGTTGGCAGTCCCCGCTTCGTCGGGGAGGGCGGCGCGCTGGAGCGGGCCACGTCCACCATCGAGGCACTGCAAGCCCGAGCGAAGACCGTTATCGCCCTGGAAGTGAACGGGCAGCCCGAAGCGCTGATCGCCATCGCCGACCAGATCAAGCCCGACGCGCATGAGGCCATCGAGCGCCTGTACGACGCAGGGCTCGCACCCATCATGATCACCGGTGACAACCACCTCACCGCCCGAGCCGTCGCCGAGCAGGTCGGCATTCAGGAGTTCCAGGCGGAAGTCCTCCCGCAGGACAAAGCGGACGCCGTGCGAGAACTGCAACGCCAGGGGCACCGCGTCGCCATGGTGGGCGACGGCATCAACGACGCGCCCGCCCTGATGCAGGCGGATGTCGGCATCGCGACTGGCGCCGGCACCGACATTGCCATCGAGTCCGCGGACGTCGTGTTGATCGGTGAGCGCCTCACCGCCGTCGTGGACGCTTATCACATCGGCCGCGCGTCCTTCCGCAAAACGGTGCAGAACCTCACCCTGGCCTTCCTGTTCAACGGAATTGGCGTGCCGCTCGCGATGACCGGCCTGGTACACCCCGCCTGGGCCATGGCGGCGATGCTCGCCAGTGTCAGCACCGTCCTCCTCAACTCTTTCGGCGGGAGATTGCTCCCAAAGCGAAGGAATTCCTCTCCCCGGCCATCACACTCTGAAAGGAAAGCTCATGGCGCGTAACCTGATCGTCACCACCATC harbors:
- a CDS encoding heavy-metal-associated domain-containing protein; the protein is MSEKLTFNITGEQTIHCAGCVQRIDTALHRLPGVEKVFANTQTQQVNVTHDPTQATPEDVRERLERMGYDVTQERSTWPPPPAPTGTHEPTNRTRSRISTTPRNCNSRSAG
- a CDS encoding heavy metal translocating P-type ATPase, with translation MAAPPGPNRNARTNEPDAFAHQHDTEKLQLKIGGMSCSFCVSSITKAVGRMDGVQDVNVNLAHEEALIEYRPGQVTPETLKETLLDLGYTVRDAQQVRTIEEEEAEIRAERNNLLLAAVFTILSLIAVMGRFMGMPMTPELVTFMYWLMPTLALATVFGPGWHILTMAWASIRRGILNQHVLLEFGAFAGLTGGFLGYLIPNFPLVDFFGVAVFITTYHLLSGYVSLRVRTRASQAVRQLLALVPPTARVIRDGREVEVPLADVRPDERVRVRPGESIPVDGVITEGASGVDQSLVTGESIPVEKRPGDEVIGGSINQSGALLVRVTRVGAESFLQQVARQVEEARALKPAILALVDRILVVYVPVVLSLSLLAFVIWSAGAWLFAGEPLWTRAIFAALAVLVMGYPCALGMATPLAMIRGGGMAAERGILMRSAEAFQALKDVKRVVLDKTGTITLGQPAVVDVVPLGKFDRADILRFAAALESSSEHPLARAVVNAAEAEHTELPPVQDFHSVAGKGVTGTMNGQRVRVGSPRFVGEGGALERATSTIEALQARAKTVIALEVNGQPEALIAIADQIKPDAHEAIERLYDAGLAPIMITGDNHLTARAVAEQVGIQEFQAEVLPQDKADAVRELQRQGHRVAMVGDGINDAPALMQADVGIATGAGTDIAIESADVVLIGERLTAVVDAYHIGRASFRKTVQNLTLAFLFNGIGVPLAMTGLVHPAWAMAAMLASVSTVLLNSFGGRLLPKRRNSSPRPSHSERKAHGA